In the genome of Cyanobacteriota bacterium, the window GTCCAACACAGCAGCAACATCTACCATGATCTCTCTCTAGGGGAATAAAAATCGGCTTGATTTGTTCGATTCATGCAACTCACTTAATTGATCTTAAAGGCTTTTGTGTGGGGTTTTGATGGATAGCAGGCATCAAGTTGATGGAATGCCGACGACAGAACCCTCGCCAGCTATCACCTCACCAATTTCCCAAGCAGTTACAGCATTGTCTTGCAGCACTGTTAACACATCGTCTGTATAGTCAGTGGGTACGATTAGTGCAAAGCCAATCCCCATATTGAACGTTGTGAACATTTCTGCAATCGCAACATCACCCTGAGTAGCCAACCAGTTAAAAATCGGTGGCTGTTGCCAACTATTAGGATCTAAACGTAGGGCCTGGCCATGTCCCAGACAACGGGGCAGATTTTCCGGCAAACCGCCGCCAGTGATGTGTGCCATACCGTGAATTGGCAGATTTGCTTGTTGAATGGCCCGCACTGGCTGAACGTAAATTTGTGTGGGGGTCATTAGCAGATGCCCTAATCTCTGGCCTTCTAGTTCAGGAGGACAGTAATCGAGGGCATGGCGTAGCAAGTCAACTTCAGAACGATCGCCACCTAGCTCAGTAGCTGCCAAGTGGCACAAAATTTTTCGCACTAGGCTGAAGCCATTGCTATGAACTCCCTGGCTCGCCAAACCAATTACGCGATCGCCAACCTGCACCCTGGAGCCATCAAGAATATTGGCCTTTTCCACAACACCCACACAAAAGCCAGCTAGGTCATACTCGCCTGGTTGATAGAATCCTGGCATTTCAGCCGTTTCACCACCTAAAAGGGCACATCCTGCCTGACAGCACCCTTGGCTGATTCCAGCCACTACCTGTGTTAAGACTTCTGGTTGTAGCTGGCTCGTTGCTAAGTAGTCTAGAAAAAACAGTGGTTCTGCGCCGCAGGTCAACACATCGTTGACGCACATAGCCACTAAATCAATGCCGATCGTGCTATGGACATTCTGACTCTGAGCTAGTTTGAGCTTTGTGCCAACTCCATCAGTCCCTGATACCAACACAGGGTGCTGATACCCGGTGGGCAACTCAAATAAGCCGCTAAAGCCACCCAGTTTCCCCAATACACCGGGTCGATAGGTTC includes:
- the purM gene encoding phosphoribosylformylglycinamidine cyclo-ligase — translated: MDYRQAGVDIEAGRDFVRRIQTLVEGTYRPGVLGKLGGFSGLFELPTGYQHPVLVSGTDGVGTKLKLAQSQNVHSTIGIDLVAMCVNDVLTCGAEPLFFLDYLATSQLQPEVLTQVVAGISQGCCQAGCALLGGETAEMPGFYQPGEYDLAGFCVGVVEKANILDGSRVQVGDRVIGLASQGVHSNGFSLVRKILCHLAATELGGDRSEVDLLRHALDYCPPELEGQRLGHLLMTPTQIYVQPVRAIQQANLPIHGMAHITGGGLPENLPRCLGHGQALRLDPNSWQQPPIFNWLATQGDVAIAEMFTTFNMGIGFALIVPTDYTDDVLTVLQDNAVTAWEIGEVIAGEGSVVGIPST